CTGGAGGCGGACCGCCGCTGAGCGCTCAGCCGGTCTGCTTCGCCGCCGCCCGCCCCGCCGCCCGCCCGGAGAAGAGGCAGCCGCCGAGGAAGGTGCCTTCGAGAGCGTTGTAGCCGTGGACGCCGCCGCCGCCGAAGCCGGCGACCTCGCCCGCCGCGTACAGTCCCCCGACCGGCTGTCCGTCGGCGCCCAGGGCGCGCGAGTCGAGGTCGGTCTGGATGCCGCCGAGGGTCTTGCGGGTGAGGACGTGCAGCTTGACGGCGATCAGCGGGCCGGCCTGGGGGTCGAGGACGCGGTGCGGGGTCGCGACGCGGCCGAGCCGGTCGCCGATGTAGCGGCGGGCGTTGCGCATCCCCTGGACCTGGGAGTCCTTGCTGTACGGGTTGGCGATCTGGAGGTCGCGGGCCTCGATCTGGCGGCGCAGGCCGGCCACGTCGAGCAGCGGTTTCCCGGTCAGCCCGTTCATCTTCTCGACGAGCCGGTCGAGGGTGTCGGCGATGACGAAGTCCGCGCCCTTGTCCAGGAACGCCTGCACCGGCGCCGGGGCGCCCTTGCCGAGGAGCCGGTCGCGCAGGACGGCCTTGCGGTCCTTGGCGGTGATGTCGGGGTTCTGCTCGGAGCCCGACAGCGCGAACTCCTTCTCGACGATCTTCCGGGTGAGGATGAACCAGGAGTGGTCGTACTCGGCGATGTCCTCCGTCGTGCGCAGGTACTTGAGGGTGTTGAGGGTGTCGTAGCCCGGCAGGCACGGGTCGGGCAGCCTGCGGCCGAGGGCGTCGAACCACAGGGAGGACGGGCCGGGCAGGATGCGGATGCCGTGGCCGGGCCAGATCGGGTCCCAGTTCTGGATGCCCTCGGTGTAGTGCCACATGCGGTCCCGGTTGACCAGCCGGGCACCGGCGTCGGCGCTGATGTCGAGCATGCGGCCGTCGACGTAGGCGGGAACCCCGGTGATCATCTCGGCGGGCGGGGTGCCGAGGCGCTCGGGCCAGTACCGGCGCACGGTCTCGTGGTCGGCGCCGATGCCGCCGCTGGTGACGATCACGGCCTGGGCGGTCAGTTCGAAGTCGCCGACGCGGTCGCGGCTGGAGGCGACGCCGCGCGCGGAGTCGTCGGCGGCCAGGACCGTGCCGCGTACGCCGCGGGCGGCGCCGTCCTCGATGACCAGCTCGTCCACCCGGTGCCGGTGGTAGAAGGTCAGCAGCCCGTCCTTCGCGGCCTGCTTGGCGTAGCGCGCGAACGGCTCGACGACGCCCGTGCCGGTGCCCCAGGCGACGTGGAAGCGGGGCACGGAGTTGCCGTGGCCGTCGGCGCGCAGGTCGCCCCGCTCGGCCCAGCCGACGGTGGGCACGAAGGAGATGCCGTGCCCGGCGAGCCAGGTCCGCTTCTCCCCCGCCGCGAACTCGACGTAGGCGCGCGCCCAGCGCACCGCCCAGGAGTCCTCGTCCTCGGTCCGGTCGAACTGCGCGCTGCCCTGCCAGTCGTTCCAGGCGAGGTCGAAGGAGTCCTTGATGCCCAGGCGGCGCTGCTCCGGGGAGTCGACGAGGAACAGCCCGCCGAAGGACCAGAACGCCTGGCCGCCGAGGTTCGCGGCGTTCTCCTGGTCGACCAGGGCGACCCGTCGGCCCCTGCTGGTGAGTTCGTGCGCCGCGACCAGGCCGGCGAGACCCGCTCCGACGACGATGACGTCCGCGTCCATGGCGTCCGTTGCCTTTCTTCTGATCTTCTGAGGAGGTCAATCCGGAAGAGGTGGTTCCGGGGTGGTGCCGCTGCCGTCCGTCAGCAGCGCGGTGAGCAGGTGCTTCAGCCAGACACGAGCGCCCTCGACGTCCTTGTCCAGCAGCAGTTGGGTGGTGACTCCGTCGTAGGCGGCGACCACGGCGTGCGCCGCGCTGTCGGCGTCCCCGAGCACGGCCGGCGGCTGCGCGAGCCCCGGGGAACGGGCGAGCCGGTCGGCGATCGCGCGCCGCAGCCGGGCCCGGTGCTCCAGCAGGGTCTGCGCCACGTCGGGGGCGCGGGCGGCGTGCACCAGGAAGTCCGTCTTCACCAGGAGCCAGTCCAGGTCGAGCAGGAGCACCTCGGTGACGCGGTCGACGGCGGAGGGCAGGTCGAGGTCGGGTCCGTCGAGGGCGAGGGCGCCGGAGACCTGCTCGGCGATCAGGTCGGCCCGTTGCCGGTAGAGGGCGAAGAACAGTTCGTCCAGGCTGTCGAAGTTGGAGTAGAAGGCGCCCCTGCTGTAGCCGGCGGCCTCGCAGACCTCCTCGATGGAGACCCGCCCGAAGCCCTTGCCGGCGAACACGGCGAAGGCGGCGTCCAGGAGGTTGGCCCGCGTGTGGACCCGGCGCCGCGTGCCGCGCCCCGTCGCCTGGTGCGTCTGGTGCGTCTGTTGCGCGGCCATGGTCGGACCTCCGTTCGATACGTGAATGTATCGGATACATCGATGCATCGAAAGAGCCGGATGCCGATGCCCTTCCTCGTCGCCGGTCCTGGTGCCCGGTACTCGATGAGTACGGGGTGCGCCGGAGGCCGGTGACGAGGTTCCTGTTCGGCATGCACGGAACCCCGCCGTCCGCATCCACCCGATGATCTGCTTGGCTGTCCCCGAAGATCACGAATCTCGAGGACACGGGACGGCCATGCGGGCAGACGTACGGCAAGTGGCGGACGGCACCTACCTGGTGCATGGCAGCAACACCAACTGGGTGATCCTGACCGACGGGGACGCCCTCACCCTGATCGACACCGGCTACCCCGGCGACCGCGAGCTGGTCCTCGACTCCCTTGCCGCCGTGGGCGGTTCGCCGGAGGCGGTCACCGCCGTGCTGATCACGCACGCCCACAACGACCACCTGGGCTCCGCCGAACACCTGCGTGCGACGTACGGCACCCCGGTCTATCTTCACGAGGCCGAAGTACCGCACGCCCGGCGGGAGTTCCTCCAGCAGGTGACCGTCGGCGAGGTGCTGAAGAACGCCTGGCGTCCCGGTGTCCTGCCGTGGATGGTGCACGCGCTGCGCTCCGGCGGCACCGAGCAGCACCCGGTCACCGCACCGGAGGCGTTCCCGGTCGCCGACGGCGCGCTCGACCTGCCCGGGCGGCCCGTGCCGGTGCACACCCCCGGCCACACCAGCGGCCA
The Streptomyces sp. NBC_01485 genome window above contains:
- a CDS encoding FAD-binding dehydrogenase, translated to MDADVIVVGAGLAGLVAAHELTSRGRRVALVDQENAANLGGQAFWSFGGLFLVDSPEQRRLGIKDSFDLAWNDWQGSAQFDRTEDEDSWAVRWARAYVEFAAGEKRTWLAGHGISFVPTVGWAERGDLRADGHGNSVPRFHVAWGTGTGVVEPFARYAKQAAKDGLLTFYHRHRVDELVIEDGAARGVRGTVLAADDSARGVASSRDRVGDFELTAQAVIVTSGGIGADHETVRRYWPERLGTPPAEMITGVPAYVDGRMLDISADAGARLVNRDRMWHYTEGIQNWDPIWPGHGIRILPGPSSLWFDALGRRLPDPCLPGYDTLNTLKYLRTTEDIAEYDHSWFILTRKIVEKEFALSGSEQNPDITAKDRKAVLRDRLLGKGAPAPVQAFLDKGADFVIADTLDRLVEKMNGLTGKPLLDVAGLRRQIEARDLQIANPYSKDSQVQGMRNARRYIGDRLGRVATPHRVLDPQAGPLIAVKLHVLTRKTLGGIQTDLDSRALGADGQPVGGLYAAGEVAGFGGGGVHGYNALEGTFLGGCLFSGRAAGRAAAKQTG
- a CDS encoding TetR/AcrR family transcriptional regulator, with the protein product MAAQQTHQTHQATGRGTRRRVHTRANLLDAAFAVFAGKGFGRVSIEEVCEAAGYSRGAFYSNFDSLDELFFALYRQRADLIAEQVSGALALDGPDLDLPSAVDRVTEVLLLDLDWLLVKTDFLVHAARAPDVAQTLLEHRARLRRAIADRLARSPGLAQPPAVLGDADSAAHAVVAAYDGVTTQLLLDKDVEGARVWLKHLLTALLTDGSGTTPEPPLPD
- a CDS encoding MBL fold metallo-hydrolase, translated to MRADVRQVADGTYLVHGSNTNWVILTDGDALTLIDTGYPGDRELVLDSLAAVGGSPEAVTAVLITHAHNDHLGSAEHLRATYGTPVYLHEAEVPHARREFLQQVTVGEVLKNAWRPGVLPWMVHALRSGGTEQHPVTAPEAFPVADGALDLPGRPVPVHTPGHTSGHAVYHLPDAGIVVSGDALVSDHPTSRLRGPQLLPDMFHHERARAVASLDVIEGLTGDLLLPGHGPLHQGSVKAAAQQARERAV